Proteins from one Corynebacterium testudinoris genomic window:
- a CDS encoding FMN reductase translates to MRTLTVITAGLSTPSSTRQVADSISAAVTAAVSSRGESLQVDVIELRDLVNDLGQSLTTGISSPALDEVKTKVSASDGLVVVSPVFKASYSGLFKTFFDVLDQDSLNGMPVIIAATAGSARHQLVLDYALRPLMTYMRAFVVPTGVFVATDDFGSDDGKGLDSRISRAAGELADQIVNTASVGGLGGVTARRTGVSPDENVPSFASLLKGHDGV, encoded by the coding sequence ATGCGCACGCTCACCGTCATCACCGCTGGCTTATCGACGCCGTCGTCCACCCGCCAGGTCGCTGACTCCATCTCCGCGGCGGTCACCGCCGCCGTCTCCTCCCGCGGCGAATCCCTCCAGGTCGATGTCATCGAGCTGCGGGATCTGGTCAACGATTTGGGACAATCCCTCACCACCGGCATCTCCTCGCCCGCCCTCGACGAGGTGAAGACGAAGGTCTCCGCCTCTGACGGCCTCGTCGTGGTGTCACCCGTGTTCAAGGCCAGTTATTCGGGGTTGTTCAAGACCTTCTTTGACGTGCTGGATCAGGATTCCCTCAACGGCATGCCCGTCATCATCGCCGCCACCGCCGGGTCGGCCCGCCACCAACTGGTGTTGGACTACGCGCTGCGGCCCCTGATGACGTACATGAGGGCATTCGTCGTCCCTACCGGCGTGTTCGTCGCCACTGACGATTTCGGTTCGGACGACGGCAAGGGCCTCGACTCGCGGATTAGCCGCGCCGCCGGGGAACTGGCTGACCAGATTGTCAACACCGCCAGCGTCGGCGGACTGGGTGGTGTGACCGCCCGCCGCACGGGCGTCTCGCCAGATGAGAATGTGCCCAGCTTCGCCTCCCTGCTCAAGGGCCACGACGGGGTCTAA
- a CDS encoding L-serine ammonia-lyase → MTISVVDLFSIGIGPSSSHTVGPMRAAVAWVEELGGLPDHVDIVLYGSLAATGAGHGTDRAVLLGLAGWTPTTVPADAEPALGTAIPPTGQIDGSTTYQVTFDPVPVAEHPNCLSFNGDRYFSVGGGFILSQAEFDARASAALPAGAATAAPQGGEIPFPFSTGAEMLAHCAREKLSIAQLMERNELALRPCGSMNDHLDEVWMTMRQCVTAGISTSGMLPGGLGVVRRAPGLYTQLLEQIDGHYGGGLGAIEWVNLYALAVNEENAAGGRIVTAPTNGAAGIIPAVMHYARDFLGDFTAPQAREFLLVAGAIGIIIKENASISGAEVGCQGEVGSASAMAAAGLCAILGGSAAQIENAAEIALEHNLGLTCDPVGGLVQIPCIERNAIGAVKSINAARLARLGNGTNRVTLDDVVATMAETGRDMMTKYKETSTGGLAVTLGLPVNITEC, encoded by the coding sequence ATGACGATCAGTGTCGTGGATCTCTTCAGCATCGGTATTGGCCCCTCCTCCTCCCACACGGTCGGCCCCATGCGGGCCGCCGTTGCCTGGGTGGAGGAACTCGGCGGTCTTCCCGACCACGTTGACATCGTTCTCTACGGTTCCCTGGCTGCCACGGGTGCCGGGCACGGCACCGATCGCGCCGTACTCCTGGGCCTCGCCGGCTGGACCCCCACCACCGTTCCGGCTGATGCTGAGCCGGCCCTCGGCACGGCCATTCCCCCGACGGGTCAGATCGATGGCTCCACCACTTACCAGGTCACCTTCGACCCGGTCCCCGTCGCCGAACACCCCAACTGCCTCTCCTTCAATGGCGACCGCTACTTCTCCGTCGGCGGTGGCTTCATCCTTTCCCAAGCAGAGTTCGATGCCCGCGCCAGCGCCGCACTGCCCGCCGGAGCAGCAACCGCGGCACCGCAGGGCGGCGAGATCCCCTTTCCTTTCTCCACCGGCGCGGAGATGCTCGCCCACTGCGCCCGGGAGAAACTCTCCATCGCGCAACTCATGGAACGCAACGAGTTAGCCCTGCGCCCCTGCGGCAGCATGAATGACCACCTCGACGAGGTCTGGATGACCATGCGCCAGTGCGTCACCGCCGGGATCTCCACCTCCGGCATGCTGCCCGGCGGCCTCGGCGTCGTGCGACGAGCCCCTGGCCTGTACACGCAGCTGCTCGAACAGATCGATGGCCACTATGGCGGCGGACTCGGCGCCATCGAATGGGTCAACCTCTACGCCCTCGCAGTCAACGAGGAAAATGCCGCGGGCGGTCGCATCGTCACCGCCCCCACGAACGGAGCTGCGGGCATCATCCCGGCGGTCATGCACTACGCGCGCGACTTCCTCGGCGACTTCACCGCGCCCCAGGCCCGGGAGTTTCTTCTCGTGGCCGGGGCGATTGGCATCATCATTAAGGAAAACGCCTCCATCTCCGGCGCTGAGGTGGGCTGCCAAGGCGAAGTCGGCTCGGCATCCGCCATGGCGGCGGCCGGCCTGTGCGCCATCCTCGGTGGCTCCGCCGCTCAGATCGAAAACGCCGCCGAGATCGCCCTCGAGCACAATCTCGGCCTCACCTGCGACCCCGTCGGCGGCCTCGTGCAGATCCCCTGCATCGAGCGCAACGCCATTGGCGCCGTCAAATCTATCAACGCCGCCCGTCTCGCCCGCCTGGGCAATGGCACCAACCGAGTCACGCTGGACGACGTGGTGGCCACCATGGCGGAAACCGGCCGCGACATGATGACCAAATACAAAGAGACATCCACCGGCGGCCTCGCAGTAACACTGGGGCTGCCGGTGAACATCACCGAATGCTAA
- the hisS gene encoding histidine--tRNA ligase, giving the protein MSEKKAAKFQALSAPKGVPDYVPPASPVFQFVRDTLVHQAQLAGFQHIELPIFEDTALFARGVGESTDVVSKEMYSFADRGERSVTLRPEGTAGVMRAVIEHNLDRGQLPVKLAYAGPFFRYERPQAGRYRQLQQVGVEAIGIDDPALDAEVVALADRSFRALGLREFRLELTSLGDSTCRPAYREKLQEFLFKLPLDEETRHRAEINPLRVLDDKRAEVQEMTADAPLMLDHLSTEAREHFEVVTGLLDDMAVPYVINPRMVRGLDYYTKTCFEFVHDGLGAQSGIGGGGRYDGLMAQLGGQDLSGIGYGLGVDRALLALAAEGVEVEGSQRRVDVYGVALGAEAKHRMALLINELRAAGISADMAYGDRGLKGAMKGADRAGARFALVLGEAELAAGEVQLKDLGAHAQDSVAIEAAVAEIASRLI; this is encoded by the coding sequence GTGAGCGAGAAAAAGGCAGCTAAATTCCAGGCCCTGTCCGCGCCCAAGGGTGTCCCGGACTATGTTCCGCCGGCATCGCCGGTGTTCCAATTTGTGCGCGATACCCTCGTGCACCAGGCGCAACTGGCGGGTTTTCAGCACATTGAGCTGCCGATTTTCGAGGACACGGCGCTGTTCGCCCGCGGCGTGGGGGAGTCCACCGATGTGGTGAGCAAGGAGATGTACTCCTTTGCCGACCGCGGCGAGCGTTCTGTCACCTTGCGCCCGGAGGGTACCGCGGGTGTTATGCGCGCGGTCATCGAGCACAACCTCGATCGCGGCCAGCTGCCGGTCAAATTGGCCTATGCAGGTCCGTTCTTCCGCTACGAACGCCCCCAGGCCGGGCGCTACCGCCAGCTGCAACAGGTCGGTGTCGAGGCGATTGGTATTGACGATCCTGCGCTCGATGCCGAGGTTGTGGCCTTGGCTGATCGTTCCTTCCGTGCCCTCGGACTGCGGGAGTTCCGCCTGGAGCTGACCAGCCTGGGCGATAGCACCTGCCGACCGGCCTACCGGGAGAAGCTGCAGGAGTTCCTGTTCAAGCTGCCCTTGGATGAGGAGACGCGGCACCGCGCGGAGATCAATCCGCTCCGGGTGCTCGACGATAAGCGTGCGGAGGTCCAGGAGATGACTGCGGACGCGCCCCTCATGCTGGATCACCTGTCCACGGAGGCGCGCGAGCACTTTGAAGTGGTCACGGGCCTGCTCGACGACATGGCAGTGCCCTACGTCATCAACCCCCGCATGGTCCGAGGCTTGGATTATTACACCAAGACCTGCTTTGAGTTCGTCCACGATGGCCTCGGCGCGCAGTCCGGCATCGGCGGCGGCGGGCGCTACGACGGCCTCATGGCCCAGCTCGGCGGGCAGGATTTGTCCGGCATTGGCTACGGTCTGGGCGTTGATCGTGCGTTGCTCGCCCTGGCGGCGGAAGGCGTCGAGGTGGAAGGTTCCCAGCGTCGCGTCGATGTTTATGGCGTGGCACTCGGCGCGGAGGCGAAGCACCGGATGGCGCTGCTGATCAATGAGCTGCGCGCCGCCGGGATCTCTGCCGACATGGCCTACGGTGACCGCGGACTCAAGGGTGCAATGAAGGGCGCTGACCGGGCCGGAGCCCGTTTCGCGCTTGTGCTCGGCGAGGCGGAGCTAGCGGCCGGGGAAGTCCAGCTCAAGGACCTCGGGGCGCACGCGCAGGACAGTGTCGCGATCGAGGCAGCGGTCGCGGAGATCGCCAGCCGCCTGATTTAG
- a CDS encoding MBL fold metallo-hydrolase — protein MQLLGFAGGPYQTNTYLLADEKSAVVIDPGMHSHGRVIDLLEEHGVELEAIVLTHGHIDHTRDAGDLAKRFTVPVYIHPDDAFMLEAGEGVSQQSQVLFDAAHMTPIADVRMLQDGQTLTLAGVDTQVVHAPGHSPGSVLIVADTFAFTGDVVFQGSIGRTDLPHSDPAAMDATLAGPVWDLADTLQLLPGHGPLTSMRAERTSNPFLRGVGE, from the coding sequence ATGCAGCTTCTCGGATTCGCCGGTGGTCCTTATCAGACCAATACCTATCTCCTTGCCGATGAGAAGTCGGCGGTGGTGATTGACCCGGGCATGCACAGTCATGGTCGGGTCATTGACCTGCTCGAGGAACATGGTGTTGAGCTTGAGGCAATTGTCCTCACCCATGGCCACATCGATCACACGCGGGACGCGGGCGATCTAGCTAAGCGTTTCACCGTTCCGGTCTATATCCACCCGGATGATGCGTTCATGCTGGAGGCGGGTGAGGGAGTCTCGCAGCAGTCACAAGTGCTTTTCGACGCCGCGCATATGACCCCCATCGCTGATGTGCGGATGCTGCAGGATGGGCAAACATTGACCCTCGCGGGCGTCGATACGCAGGTTGTGCACGCTCCCGGGCATTCGCCCGGCAGCGTGCTTATTGTGGCTGACACGTTTGCCTTCACCGGCGATGTTGTCTTTCAGGGGTCTATTGGTCGCACTGACCTGCCACATTCGGACCCGGCGGCGATGGATGCGACCCTCGCCGGTCCGGTGTGGGACCTGGCGGACACGCTGCAGCTCTTGCCTGGGCATGGTCCGTTGACGTCAATGCGCGCGGAGCGCACGAGCAACCCCTTCCTCCGGGGAGTGGGGGAGTAG
- the tpx gene encoding thiol peroxidase: MANVTFKNTETSTSGNLPQVGDQLPAFSLVGTDLNEVTNGDFAAKRLVLNVFPSIDTGVCAQSVREFNKLAASLDNTVVLGVSKDLPFAHDRFCAAEGIDNVVTASAFRSSFGEDFGLTLEGSPLKGLLARAVIIADENGKVIYTQLVDEITEEPDYDSAVAALA, translated from the coding sequence ATGGCTAACGTAACCTTCAAGAACACCGAGACCTCTACTTCTGGCAACCTTCCCCAAGTTGGTGATCAGCTGCCCGCTTTCAGTCTGGTAGGAACCGACCTCAACGAGGTCACCAATGGTGATTTCGCTGCTAAGCGCCTCGTCCTCAATGTCTTCCCGTCCATTGACACTGGCGTGTGTGCCCAGTCGGTCCGCGAGTTCAACAAGCTGGCTGCTTCCCTCGACAACACTGTTGTGCTCGGCGTATCGAAGGATCTTCCGTTCGCGCACGACCGCTTTTGCGCGGCTGAGGGCATCGACAATGTTGTGACAGCTTCTGCGTTCCGCTCGTCCTTCGGTGAGGATTTCGGGCTCACCCTCGAGGGCTCCCCGCTCAAGGGGCTGCTGGCTCGGGCGGTCATCATCGCTGATGAGAATGGCAAGGTCATCTACACGCAGCTCGTCGATGAGATCACTGAGGAGCCCGACTACGACTCTGCTGTCGCCGCTTTGGCATAA
- a CDS encoding peptidylprolyl isomerase yields MTNQNRGEEALAKLDREIKSRDRAEKSKPLKVSLAAAAVILALVGGIWYLATQNGDEEATTASESTAPTTAEAPEMEPLAMVRTTPLADTVTCTYEPAGDASREVSTPTTENVPATGTVTVTLATNKGDIGMELDRSVSPCTVNAVEHLAEQGYYNDTVCHRLTTSGIHVLQCGDPSGSGAGGPGFQFANEYPTDETDGAATSPVIYPRGSIAMANAGAGTNGSQFFLNYLDSPLAPDYTYFGQISEGGLKVLDDIAGVGVTNGAADGAPAEEVRIQTATVG; encoded by the coding sequence GTGACAAATCAGAATCGCGGCGAGGAAGCCCTCGCCAAGCTCGACCGCGAAATCAAATCGCGCGACCGCGCTGAAAAATCCAAGCCTCTCAAGGTCAGCCTCGCGGCAGCAGCCGTCATCCTCGCCCTGGTAGGCGGCATTTGGTACCTGGCCACCCAAAATGGCGACGAAGAAGCCACCACCGCCTCCGAATCCACGGCCCCCACCACCGCCGAGGCCCCCGAGATGGAACCCCTCGCCATGGTGCGCACCACCCCCCTCGCCGACACAGTCACCTGCACCTACGAGCCAGCCGGAGACGCCTCCCGCGAGGTAAGCACCCCCACCACCGAGAACGTCCCCGCCACCGGCACCGTCACCGTCACCCTGGCCACCAACAAGGGCGACATCGGCATGGAACTCGATCGCTCCGTCTCCCCGTGCACCGTCAATGCCGTCGAGCACCTGGCTGAACAGGGCTACTACAACGACACCGTCTGCCACCGCCTGACCACCTCCGGCATCCACGTCCTCCAATGTGGCGATCCCTCCGGCTCCGGCGCCGGCGGCCCCGGCTTCCAATTCGCCAACGAGTACCCCACCGACGAAACCGACGGCGCAGCAACCTCCCCCGTCATCTACCCGCGCGGCTCCATTGCCATGGCCAACGCCGGCGCCGGAACCAACGGTTCTCAGTTCTTCCTTAACTACCTCGACTCCCCCCTTGCCCCCGACTACACCTACTTCGGCCAGATCTCCGAAGGCGGCCTCAAGGTCCTCGATGATATCGCCGGAGTCGGAGTGACCAACGGTGCAGCTGACGGCGCCCCCGCCGAGGAAGTACGCATCCAAACCGCCACAGTCGGATAG